One genomic region from Campylobacter sp. RM5004 encodes:
- a CDS encoding LPS assembly lipoprotein LptE — MKNIFLIFVLFFCACGYAPLNKATSSSLGESVNVVTIINKAEPKDSITLSDNFTNYLEHYMHKSISKYADSKIVLRILSSDFIALYYDEFGYAKSYKAIIRLEFNVTYKDGKNKKIITSGEHIFNTNQISVLSDEQKSRAINQASQKAFNEFALKVIM; from the coding sequence ATGAAAAATATATTTTTAATTTTTGTTTTATTTTTTTGTGCTTGTGGTTATGCTCCGTTAAACAAAGCCACAAGCTCTTCTTTAGGTGAAAGCGTTAATGTAGTTACTATAATTAATAAAGCTGAGCCTAAAGATAGTATTACGCTAAGCGATAATTTTACAAATTATTTAGAACATTATATGCATAAAAGCATTAGTAAATATGCTGATAGCAAAATTGTTTTAAGGATTTTGAGTAGTGATTTTATCGCTTTATATTACGATGAGTTTGGATATGCTAAGAGTTATAAGGCTATTATTAGATTAGAATTTAATGTAACTTATAAAGATGGAAAAAATAAAAAAATCATAACTTCAGGCGAGCATATTTTTAATACAAATCAAATTAGTGTTTTAAGTGATGAGCAAAAAAGTAGAGCGATTAATCAAGCTAGCCAAAAGGCGTTTAACGAATTTGCTTTAAAGGTTATTATGTAG
- a CDS encoding GGDEF domain-containing protein yields MSININVIAKETIVELTKRNLLLTPENYSEVFDEVAKKYGRTSQNSDKIQSYIAKLNPMLAQDVKGRNVKSLEELVVFLISKANGIKEDNTDKKIITNYSILCRKLFSILSKIPNKATKHLSEESLNKLNSINIRTLEDLKNDWINVEDDQFELNNKIQHLGLNARDDFKEILDELASKLEKSNADSICENLAPSVAYSLTPSIANYVNEEINQFCESISAEPQILGAKQIAEQFKDLIKKRIDIDRAEISSSNKVLNDVLEQISDKIVNILNMATNSQVKVQEIKKEIESIKAEDRAMQVIKEKLIAIVATFEKEIIDLKEKTKQDADTLGELKIKVQGLEQEINKLREETQVDFLTQLANKRQLEEQLKLAEESYGRYNINYSIAFFDIDHFKVINDTYGHAAGDTILANLGNIILNNIRKLDCAGRYGGEEFMVILPHASIDDAVKFAEKIRVLVSEQKFLCKGKTISIRVSGGVSDRKSYDTQEQFIEAVDKLLYAAKDAGRNNIKSASRK; encoded by the coding sequence ATGTCTATTAATATTAATGTAATTGCTAAAGAAACTATCGTAGAGCTTACTAAAAGAAATCTTTTATTGACTCCTGAAAATTATTCAGAAGTATTTGATGAAGTAGCGAAAAAATACGGAAGAACTTCTCAAAATAGTGATAAAATCCAAAGCTATATTGCTAAATTAAACCCTATGTTAGCTCAAGATGTAAAAGGTAGAAATGTTAAAAGCTTAGAAGAATTGGTGGTATTTTTAATATCAAAAGCAAATGGTATTAAAGAAGATAATACGGATAAAAAAATCATTACAAATTATAGTATTTTATGCAGAAAATTATTTTCAATATTATCAAAAATACCAAATAAAGCTACAAAGCATCTAAGTGAAGAATCTTTAAATAAATTAAATAGCATTAATATAAGAACTTTAGAAGATTTAAAAAACGATTGGATCAATGTAGAAGATGATCAATTTGAATTAAATAACAAAATTCAGCATTTAGGCTTAAATGCAAGAGATGATTTTAAAGAGATTTTAGATGAATTAGCATCAAAATTAGAAAAGAGTAATGCTGATTCAATTTGCGAAAATTTAGCTCCATCAGTGGCTTATTCGCTTACTCCATCTATTGCAAATTATGTAAATGAAGAAATTAATCAATTTTGTGAGAGCATAAGTGCAGAGCCACAAATCTTAGGAGCAAAGCAAATTGCTGAACAATTTAAAGATTTGATTAAAAAAAGAATTGATATAGATAGAGCAGAGATTTCAAGTTCAAATAAAGTATTAAATGATGTTTTAGAGCAAATCAGCGATAAAATAGTTAATATTTTAAATATGGCAACTAATTCTCAAGTAAAAGTTCAAGAGATTAAAAAAGAAATAGAAAGCATTAAAGCAGAAGATAGGGCAATGCAAGTAATTAAAGAAAAATTAATCGCTATCGTTGCTACTTTTGAAAAAGAAATTATAGACTTAAAAGAAAAAACAAAACAAGATGCCGATACTCTAGGTGAATTAAAAATTAAAGTTCAAGGGTTAGAGCAAGAAATTAATAAACTAAGAGAAGAAACTCAAGTAGACTTTTTAACTCAACTTGCAAATAAAAGACAATTAGAAGAGCAATTAAAATTAGCAGAAGAGTCTTATGGTAGATATAATATTAATTACTCAATAGCTTTTTTTGATATAGACCACTTTAAAGTTATTAATGATACTTATGGACACGCAGCAGGCGATACAATACTTGCTAATTTAGGAAATATTATTTTAAATAATATAAGAAAACTAGATTGTGCAGGAAGATATGGCGGAGAAGAATTTATGGTAATTTTACCTCATGCTTCTATTGATGATGCTGTGAAATTTGCAGAAAAAATTAGAGTTTTAGTATCAGAGCAAAAGTTCTTATGTAAAGGTAAAACAATTAGTATAAGAGTAAGTGGCGGTGTAAGTGATAGAAAGAGTTATGATACTCAAGAGCAGTTTATTGAAGCTGTTGATAAGCTTTTATATGCTGCAAAAGATGCAGGCAGAAACAATATAAAAAGTGCAAGCAGAAAATAA
- a CDS encoding Mur ligase family protein, whose product MQAENNLTSYLDNLAEFYEKFDLFKAHRFKHLLGFDYTQKVVQILGTNGKGSTGRYLALMLSNSGYRVGHFISPHIFSYKERFSIYENSNPLEINLDIAHQILQSKLKELNTKESLSYFEYLCFLAPIVFAECDFVVLEAGLGGEYDATSIFKRDLCVFTPISIDHADILGSNLDDIYRTKIKAMQNVNVFANDNEMIRKAVIQKGVKASFLKYDYSKLCLDESEFLKHNFSLAQLAYFELLNHFYIGKAIKLDLRARCEKLAKNIIIDVGHNGAAAKNLKSELQKHFNGKVSLIANFFANKDVKDILQILKPCIDEVLIFNYESSHRALADVKGICKELDIKYSDFNKLDDNKFYAVFGSFVLVERFLKAYASKII is encoded by the coding sequence GTGCAAGCAGAAAATAACCTTACAAGCTATTTAGATAATTTAGCTGAATTTTACGAGAAGTTTGACCTTTTTAAAGCTCATAGATTTAAACATTTATTAGGATTTGATTACACTCAAAAAGTAGTTCAAATCCTAGGCACTAACGGTAAGGGAAGCACTGGAAGATACCTTGCTTTAATGCTTAGTAATAGTGGCTATAGAGTAGGGCATTTTATAAGCCCACATATATTTTCTTATAAAGAGCGTTTTAGCATATATGAAAACTCAAATCCATTAGAAATTAATCTTGATATTGCCCATCAAATATTGCAAAGTAAATTAAAAGAGCTTAACACAAAAGAAAGCCTTAGTTATTTTGAATATTTATGCTTTTTAGCACCTATTGTTTTTGCTGAGTGTGATTTCGTAGTGCTTGAAGCTGGACTTGGCGGTGAATACGATGCTACAAGTATTTTTAAAAGAGATTTATGTGTATTTACTCCTATTAGTATTGACCACGCTGATATTTTAGGCTCTAATTTAGATGATATTTATAGAACAAAAATCAAAGCAATGCAAAATGTAAATGTATTTGCAAATGATAATGAAATGATAAGAAAGGCAGTCATTCAAAAAGGTGTAAAAGCAAGTTTTTTAAAATACGATTATTCTAAATTATGTCTTGATGAAAGCGAGTTTTTAAAGCATAATTTTAGCTTAGCTCAGCTTGCTTATTTTGAATTACTTAATCATTTTTATATAGGAAAAGCTATTAAATTAGATTTAAGAGCTAGATGTGAAAAACTAGCAAAAAATATAATCATTGATGTAGGGCACAACGGCGCAGCTGCAAAGAATTTGAAATCGGAATTACAAAAGCATTTTAATGGCAAAGTTAGTTTAATAGCTAATTTTTTTGCTAATAAAGATGTAAAAGATATATTACAAATTCTAAAGCCTTGCATTGATGAAGTTTTGATTTTTAATTACGAAAGCTCACATAGAGCATTAGCTGATGTAAAAGGCATTTGTAAAGAGCTAGATATAAAATATAGTGATTTTAATAAGTTAGATGATAATAAATTTTATGCTGTATTTGGCTCTTTTGTTTTGGTAGAAAGGTTTTTAAAAGCTTATGCAAGCAAAATTATATGA